One window from the genome of Enterobacteriaceae bacterium Kacie_13 encodes:
- the bcsB gene encoding cellulose biosynthesis cyclic di-GMP-binding regulatory protein BcsB — MKKLPLTTLVASVLMTLALGSVAPAFSEQAPAVVPQADINAPQMALPMVAPAVNPMIIPGAPVRNLTLPFADVAPTPGAITLRGIQPNGQIEFGVRSDEVVTQATLNLEFTPSPSLIPVQSHLKVYLNDQLMGVEVIDKDQLGKKNQLQMAIDPRYVTDFNRIRLEFIGHYQNICENPANSTLWLELGKGSSLSLQYQKLPLSNDLAHFPVPFFDARDSRPLDLPMVFAASPDAMQQQAAAILASWFGTKAQWRGQSFPTFYNQLPDSHGVIFATNDKRPDFLKDLPPVEGPVVEMMSRPDNPYVKMLLILGRDDQDLLTAVKGIAQGNILFRGQTVGVDKVEQIQARQPYDAPNWVRTDRPMNFGELKQYAEQLQSDGIQPNPITLNINLPPDLFLISSSGIDMRLKYRYTSPQLKNTSRLSINLNNQFMQDLTLKTGHDEDSQLLHLSLLQGLLDGSKDLNIPALKLGAVNQMRFDFDYTSLLASGTEGRCETYTTVPNHVVIDDSSTIDFSGYRHFMAMPDLRAFANAGFPFSRMADLSQTLVLVQPQPQPVQLTTLLNAMGNIGALTGYPALGVGLTEDAVKAKSTDADLLVIGALPADLRDDSMRDDKKANLLINAARDAINTPIRQTPLPDNTAPASDARVDASAQITAQGPIAAVVGLQSPYFDQRSVVALMANSQQGFDMLNTSLQDTKQRALIYGSVAVVRDSGTTSLRVGDTYYVGHLPWWERVWNALATHPVLLAFMAVIVVILAAILLWTGLRTLSRRRLHEDDQE, encoded by the coding sequence ATGAAAAAACTTCCTTTGACGACTTTAGTGGCCTCCGTGCTGATGACGCTGGCTTTGGGTTCAGTGGCGCCCGCATTCAGCGAACAGGCTCCGGCTGTCGTACCTCAGGCGGACATAAACGCACCTCAGATGGCGCTGCCGATGGTTGCGCCTGCGGTCAATCCGATGATTATCCCCGGCGCACCTGTGCGTAACCTGACGTTGCCGTTTGCCGATGTGGCCCCGACGCCGGGCGCGATTACCCTGCGCGGTATTCAGCCCAACGGGCAGATTGAGTTCGGCGTTCGCAGCGATGAAGTGGTGACGCAGGCGACACTGAATCTGGAATTCACGCCATCGCCGTCGCTGATCCCGGTACAGTCGCATCTCAAGGTGTATCTGAACGACCAACTGATGGGCGTGGAAGTCATCGATAAGGACCAGCTTGGCAAGAAAAACCAACTGCAAATGGCGATTGATCCGCGCTACGTTACGGACTTTAACCGCATCCGTCTGGAGTTCATTGGCCATTACCAGAACATCTGTGAGAACCCTGCCAACAGTACGCTGTGGCTGGAGCTCGGCAAGGGCAGTTCGCTCAGCCTGCAATACCAGAAGCTGCCGCTGAGTAATGACCTGGCGCATTTCCCGGTGCCGTTCTTTGATGCGCGCGACAGCCGTCCGCTGGATTTGCCGATGGTATTTGCGGCGTCTCCGGACGCTATGCAACAACAGGCGGCGGCCATTCTTGCCTCGTGGTTCGGTACCAAAGCGCAGTGGCGCGGTCAGTCGTTCCCGACGTTTTATAACCAGTTGCCGGACAGCCACGGGGTGATTTTCGCTACCAACGATAAGCGCCCGGATTTCCTTAAAGACCTGCCGCCGGTGGAAGGCCCGGTAGTGGAGATGATGAGTCGTCCGGATAATCCTTACGTCAAAATGCTGCTGATCCTCGGTCGTGACGATCAGGATTTGCTGACCGCCGTGAAGGGGATCGCACAGGGTAATATTCTGTTCCGCGGGCAAACCGTGGGCGTGGATAAAGTCGAACAGATTCAGGCCCGTCAGCCTTACGATGCGCCAAACTGGGTGCGTACCGACCGCCCGATGAATTTCGGGGAATTGAAACAGTACGCCGAACAGTTACAGTCGGACGGTATTCAGCCTAACCCGATCACCCTGAATATTAATTTGCCGCCGGATCTGTTCCTCATCAGCAGTTCAGGCATTGATATGCGGCTTAAGTACCGCTATACCTCGCCGCAGCTGAAAAATACCTCGCGGTTGAGCATCAACCTGAATAACCAGTTTATGCAGGATCTGACGCTCAAAACCGGTCACGATGAAGATTCACAATTGTTGCATCTGTCGCTGTTACAGGGGCTGCTCGATGGCAGCAAAGACCTGAATATTCCGGCGCTGAAACTCGGCGCGGTCAACCAGATGCGGTTTGATTTTGATTACACCTCGCTGCTGGCAAGCGGCACTGAAGGGCGCTGCGAAACCTACACGACCGTACCCAATCATGTGGTGATCGACGACAGCTCGACTATTGATTTCTCCGGTTATCGTCACTTTATGGCGATGCCGGATCTGCGTGCATTCGCCAACGCCGGTTTCCCGTTCAGCCGGATGGCGGATTTATCCCAGACGTTGGTATTAGTTCAGCCACAGCCGCAGCCGGTGCAACTGACCACGCTGCTCAATGCAATGGGCAATATCGGTGCGTTGACCGGTTATCCGGCACTGGGCGTTGGTCTGACGGAAGATGCGGTGAAAGCCAAATCTACAGATGCTGATTTACTGGTGATTGGCGCGCTGCCCGCCGATTTACGCGATGACAGTATGCGGGATGACAAGAAAGCCAACCTGCTGATTAACGCTGCGCGGGATGCTATCAATACACCAATCCGTCAGACGCCGTTACCGGATAACACCGCGCCGGCCAGCGACGCCCGTGTTGATGCCAGTGCGCAAATTACCGCGCAGGGACCTATCGCTGCTGTGGTTGGTTTGCAGTCGCCTTATTTCGATCAGCGCAGCGTGGTGGCCCTGATGGCGAACAGTCAGCAGGGCTTCGACATGCTGAACACGTCATTGCAGGATACCAAACAGCGCGCGCTGATCTACGGTTCGGTGGCGGTAGTGCGCGATTCCGGTACTACCAGCCTGCGTGTGGGTGATACCTATTACGTCGGGCATCTGCCGTGGTGGGAACGCGTCTGGAATGCGCTTGCTACCCATCCGGTTTTACTGGCCTTTATGGCGGTGATCGTGGTGATTCTGGCCGCTATTCTGCTTTGGACCGGTCTGCGCACGTTAAGCCGTCGTCGCCTGCATGAAGACGATCAGGAATAA
- the bcsA gene encoding UDP-forming cellulose synthase catalytic subunit: MSRLLNLLLLPPVISGLQARYRQYRSHHASRSAATVMVFCVALGWLFFRFESPSWQRVNAQRTRWYPQLSAEHPKFADPLRYVLQSLWLLIIIPSDGVRERFTYVRWPQQLRDRFNAWLESLPGKVKQTPLEARVIRRVSTMHRAVKRVLMLLAGIVALVLAMFCISQPFGYTAQFVFVVLLWSIAMLIRRIPGRFPALMMIVLSLTISCRYLWWRYTSTLNWDDPLSLTCGLLLLFAETYSWTVLVLGYIQTIWPLNRKPVPMPADISTWPTVDLMIPTYNEDLSVVKPTLYAALGLDWPRDKLTIYLLDDGNRQEFADFAHEIGIKYIARETHEHAKAGNINHALKQAKGELVAIFDCDHLPTRSFLQLTVGWFFKDKKLSMLQTPHHFFSPDPFERNLGRMRRTPNEGELFYGLVQDGNDLWDASFFCGSCAVLRRDVLNEIGGIAVETVTEDAHTSLRMHRHGYSSAYIRIPQAAGLATESLSAHVSQRIRWARGMVQIFRLDNPLFGKGLKLAQRLCYANAMMHFLAGIPRLIFLTAPLAFLLMHAYVIYAPAFAIALYVLPHMIHASLTNSRVQGKYRHSFWNEIYETVLAWYIARPTTVALFNPHAGTFNVTAKGGLNKHAYVDWKISRPYQVLMLLNLAGLFFGIYRMIYGQADEVLTVLVSMAWVIYNMIILGGAIAVAFESRQVRQAHRVEARLPASLLRPDGHLYVCTVQDYSDNGVGLETDSARYFNAGDNVTLILHRGLQEYAFPVQVSRVFGNSIGMQLQPLTTQQHIDFIQCTFARADSWVLREDSFPEDKPMESLREVLGLGIRGYMRMLDIAPKRYRPLAGKTQSIGSWLWSFAPRNPPLSVQPDESTLMMTK, from the coding sequence ATGAGCCGCCTGCTGAACCTGTTGCTGTTGCCACCGGTGATATCAGGATTGCAGGCGCGTTATCGTCAGTACCGGAGCCATCATGCGTCACGCAGCGCGGCCACCGTGATGGTGTTTTGCGTTGCCTTGGGCTGGTTATTCTTCCGCTTTGAATCTCCGTCGTGGCAGCGTGTGAATGCGCAACGCACGCGCTGGTATCCGCAGCTTTCTGCTGAACACCCGAAGTTCGCCGACCCCTTGCGCTATGTACTGCAAAGTTTGTGGCTGCTTATCATCATTCCCTCTGACGGAGTGCGCGAACGTTTTACCTATGTCCGCTGGCCGCAGCAGCTGCGAGACCGTTTCAACGCCTGGCTGGAATCTCTGCCGGGTAAGGTAAAACAGACTCCGCTGGAGGCGCGCGTCATCCGGCGCGTCAGCACGATGCACCGCGCGGTGAAGCGCGTGCTGATGCTGCTGGCCGGTATTGTGGCGCTGGTTCTGGCAATGTTTTGTATTTCACAGCCATTCGGTTATACGGCGCAGTTTGTTTTTGTGGTGCTGCTGTGGAGCATCGCCATGCTGATTCGCCGCATTCCCGGACGTTTTCCGGCGCTGATGATGATCGTTCTGTCGCTGACCATTTCCTGCCGCTACCTGTGGTGGCGCTATACATCAACACTTAACTGGGACGATCCCCTGAGTCTGACCTGCGGCTTATTGCTGCTGTTCGCCGAAACCTATTCATGGACGGTGCTGGTACTGGGCTACATCCAGACCATCTGGCCGCTGAACCGTAAACCGGTGCCGATGCCAGCGGATATCTCGACGTGGCCGACCGTTGACCTGATGATCCCCACTTACAACGAAGACCTCAGCGTAGTGAAACCGACGCTGTATGCCGCGCTGGGGCTGGACTGGCCACGTGACAAGCTGACGATTTATCTGCTTGATGACGGCAACCGTCAGGAGTTCGCGGATTTCGCTCATGAAATTGGGATCAAGTACATCGCCCGCGAAACCCACGAGCATGCCAAAGCGGGGAATATCAATCATGCCCTGAAACAGGCGAAGGGTGAGCTGGTGGCGATTTTTGACTGCGACCACTTACCGACACGTTCTTTCCTGCAACTGACTGTCGGCTGGTTCTTCAAAGACAAAAAACTCAGCATGTTGCAGACGCCGCATCACTTCTTCTCGCCGGATCCGTTTGAACGTAACCTCGGGCGCATGCGCCGCACGCCAAACGAAGGTGAGCTGTTTTACGGGCTGGTGCAGGACGGCAACGATCTTTGGGACGCCAGCTTTTTTTGCGGCTCCTGTGCGGTGCTGCGCCGCGATGTGCTCAATGAAATCGGCGGTATTGCGGTAGAAACGGTGACGGAGGATGCGCACACCTCGCTGCGGATGCATCGCCACGGTTACAGTTCGGCGTATATCCGCATTCCGCAGGCAGCCGGACTGGCGACGGAAAGCCTGTCGGCTCACGTCAGTCAGCGTATCCGCTGGGCGCGCGGCATGGTGCAGATATTCCGTCTGGATAATCCGCTGTTCGGCAAGGGGCTGAAACTGGCGCAGCGACTGTGTTATGCCAATGCCATGATGCACTTTCTGGCCGGTATTCCTCGCCTTATCTTCCTCACCGCACCGCTGGCGTTTCTGCTGATGCATGCCTATGTGATTTATGCACCGGCGTTTGCCATTGCGCTGTACGTCCTGCCGCATATGATCCACGCCAGTCTGACGAACTCCCGCGTGCAGGGAAAATATCGGCATTCCTTCTGGAATGAAATCTATGAAACGGTGCTTGCCTGGTATATCGCCCGGCCAACGACTGTGGCGCTGTTTAATCCACATGCCGGTACTTTCAACGTCACCGCCAAGGGCGGGCTGAATAAGCATGCCTATGTGGACTGGAAAATCAGCCGCCCTTATCAGGTGCTGATGTTGCTCAATCTGGCCGGGCTGTTCTTCGGTATTTACCGCATGATTTACGGCCAGGCAGATGAAGTACTGACTGTGCTGGTGAGTATGGCGTGGGTGATTTACAACATGATTATTCTGGGCGGCGCGATTGCCGTGGCGTTTGAGTCCAGGCAGGTGCGTCAGGCGCACCGTGTCGAAGCCAGACTGCCCGCATCTTTACTGCGCCCGGACGGCCACCTGTATGTGTGTACCGTTCAGGACTACTCCGACAACGGCGTCGGGCTGGAAACCGACAGCGCCCGCTATTTTAATGCCGGTGACAACGTCACGTTAATTCTGCATCGCGGTTTACAGGAATACGCGTTCCCGGTGCAGGTCAGCCGGGTGTTCGGCAACAGCATTGGCATGCAGTTGCAGCCGTTAACCACACAGCAACACATCGATTTCATTCAATGTACGTTTGCCCGTGCAGACAGCTGGGTATTGCGTGAGGACAGTTTCCCGGAAGACAAACCTATGGAAAGTCTGCGGGAAGTGCTGGGGCTGGGTATTCGCGGTTATATGCGGATGCTGGATATCGCCCCTAAGCGCTACCGTCCGTTGGCCGGGAAAACCCAGTCGATTGGCAGCTGGCTATGGTCTTTTGCCCCACGTAATCCGCCGCTTTCTGTTCAGCCTGATGAATCAACCCTGATGATGACAAAATAA
- the yhjQ gene encoding cellulose synthase operon protein YhjQ: MAVIALQGFRGGSGTTSVTAALAWALAQLNEKVLVIDFSPENMLRLHFGMPFEQGRGWHSAHLAGEAWHAAAMRYHSHLDFLPYGHVSPSGDRVDCVDWSRAITQLKNTGVYDWILIDSPSADPLPAQWVADSTLILLHADTQSHVRLHQHPLPKNGRYVVNQFITSSQLQQDILLLWQETLAPLIPTILHRDEAMAESLAAKQPVGEWNSNSKISRELNTLANWCLLHLRSQDDPRSARV, from the coding sequence ATGGCCGTAATCGCGTTACAGGGTTTTCGTGGGGGGAGCGGCACGACGTCTGTTACCGCCGCACTGGCCTGGGCTCTTGCGCAGTTGAATGAAAAAGTTCTGGTGATCGACTTCTCACCGGAGAACATGTTGCGTCTGCATTTTGGTATGCCCTTTGAACAGGGGCGCGGCTGGCATTCTGCTCATCTTGCTGGTGAGGCATGGCACGCCGCGGCCATGCGTTATCACTCCCATCTTGATTTCTTGCCTTACGGCCACGTTTCGCCGTCAGGCGATCGGGTTGACTGTGTCGACTGGTCGCGTGCTATTACGCAACTTAAAAACACCGGTGTGTATGACTGGATCCTTATCGACTCACCGTCTGCTGATCCGCTGCCCGCACAGTGGGTGGCTGACAGCACGCTGATTTTGCTGCACGCGGACACGCAGTCGCACGTCCGTTTGCATCAGCATCCGCTGCCGAAAAATGGCCGCTATGTGGTCAATCAGTTCATCACCTCCAGCCAGTTACAACAGGATATTTTGCTGTTGTGGCAGGAGACCCTTGCGCCGCTTATTCCGACGATTTTGCACCGCGACGAAGCAATGGCCGAGTCACTCGCTGCCAAACAGCCGGTGGGCGAGTGGAATTCAAACAGCAAAATCAGCCGTGAATTAAATACGCTGGCGAACTGGTGTTTATTGCATTTGCGCAGTCAGGACGACCCGCGGAGCGCCAGAGTATGA
- the bcsE gene encoding cellulose biosynthesis protein BcsE, whose product MALSFSLGMKQFWNGLAEMQIRGLYWVNANDQEAAYRLCEQVIEAQQGIVRVNVLFSQHNLICNDPQKRLAEDNVLLTSLKERPEQIAYYQLTNGKKPFLALPADINRLHGAQSSLMILLLPASSWLTLNDKQLTRWVREISDSTDNKNSTCLILCYGAGINAIKSQLHLYHRQICGLAELKTDVEPNQWGVSWWHDHVVSEANTLYPLNARKTGWEIQKNTPASVAQQTGDDQWMLLAERSVLEGAPPLSERWFLFDENAALAERAAHARAATVIFALGGNDEVEVMARQIHRLRIQRGNGLKIVVREMNSSLRYVDQRLLQACGANLVVPHAARLSNFLTLLDDLQNLSFTRHVAENIEVLLDSRLPTHHKGYLPLPVFCSVMKDIWTHASLASESRGILISLRPAIGISPQQAMSLCLLRRDGDILTVTEKHLYLFLSNCLVSDVDSVLAFLFNLPVKDVFTSQTFWSQEADIQTEVRRLAAKPPMAQPVLEAEAYTAHKIEPLKRAPVHQPVPITLAISDVPVMKTTEL is encoded by the coding sequence ATGGCACTTTCCTTTTCATTGGGCATGAAGCAATTCTGGAATGGATTAGCGGAAATGCAAATTCGGGGTCTTTACTGGGTCAATGCGAACGATCAGGAGGCTGCTTATCGTTTGTGCGAGCAAGTTATTGAGGCACAGCAAGGCATTGTACGAGTGAACGTTCTTTTTTCGCAGCACAATTTAATTTGCAATGATCCACAAAAAAGACTAGCTGAAGATAATGTTCTTTTAACCTCTCTGAAAGAAAGGCCGGAACAGATTGCTTATTATCAACTAACCAATGGAAAGAAACCTTTTCTGGCATTACCGGCTGATATTAATCGTTTACATGGTGCACAATCCTCATTGATGATTTTATTGCTTCCTGCCAGTTCATGGCTAACGTTAAACGATAAACAACTTACCCGCTGGGTGCGGGAAATCAGCGACTCCACTGATAATAAAAACAGCACTTGTCTTATTCTCTGCTATGGCGCGGGTATTAATGCGATTAAAAGCCAGCTGCATTTATATCACCGCCAAATATGTGGGTTAGCCGAACTAAAAACCGATGTTGAACCCAATCAGTGGGGCGTATCGTGGTGGCATGACCATGTCGTGTCCGAAGCCAATACCCTTTATCCGCTGAATGCGCGCAAAACGGGCTGGGAAATTCAGAAAAACACCCCTGCGTCGGTGGCTCAACAAACCGGTGATGACCAGTGGATGTTACTGGCTGAGCGCTCGGTGCTCGAAGGCGCACCACCGCTTTCCGAACGGTGGTTTCTGTTTGATGAGAACGCAGCACTGGCAGAAAGAGCGGCGCATGCCCGTGCCGCAACGGTCATATTTGCCCTGGGCGGAAACGATGAGGTGGAAGTCATGGCGCGGCAAATCCACCGGTTGCGCATACAGCGCGGCAATGGTTTGAAAATCGTTGTTCGCGAAATGAACTCCTCGTTGCGGTATGTCGATCAGCGTTTGCTGCAGGCTTGCGGGGCCAATCTGGTGGTTCCGCACGCAGCGCGCCTCTCCAACTTCCTGACCTTACTCGACGATCTGCAAAACCTCAGCTTCACCCGCCATGTTGCGGAAAATATTGAGGTGCTGCTCGACAGCCGTTTACCCACGCATCATAAAGGCTATCTGCCGCTGCCGGTATTTTGCAGCGTGATGAAAGATATCTGGACGCACGCCTCTCTGGCGAGCGAATCGCGCGGGATCCTTATCTCCCTGCGACCCGCTATCGGCATCAGCCCGCAGCAGGCGATGTCACTTTGTTTACTGCGTCGCGACGGCGACATCCTGACCGTTACGGAAAAACATCTTTATCTGTTCCTGTCAAACTGCCTGGTCAGTGATGTCGACAGCGTGCTGGCGTTTCTCTTCAATCTGCCGGTCAAAGACGTTTTTACCAGCCAGACTTTCTGGAGTCAGGAAGCGGACATCCAGACCGAAGTTCGGCGTCTGGCCGCCAAACCGCCGATGGCGCAGCCGGTGCTGGAAGCCGAAGCCTATACAGCTCATAAAATCGAACCATTGAAACGCGCTCCGGTGCATCAGCCCGTCCCCATTACACTGGCCATCAGTGATGTGCCCGTGATGAAGACCACGGAACTCTGA
- the bcsF gene encoding cellulose biosynthesis protein BcsF, whose product MNISDIIEIFILAAFLFIPLGYALRSRVPRWKNQLAARFFKPRYLTPITISMVNKHRQRDAQAKASPATGKTKTSL is encoded by the coding sequence ATGAATATCAGCGATATCATTGAGATTTTTATCCTTGCGGCGTTCCTGTTTATCCCGCTCGGTTATGCGTTGCGCAGTCGGGTGCCGCGCTGGAAAAATCAGCTGGCCGCCCGTTTTTTCAAACCGCGCTATTTGACCCCCATCACTATCAGCATGGTCAATAAGCACCGCCAGCGCGACGCGCAGGCGAAAGCGTCTCCTGCTACAGGGAAAACCAAAACGTCACTATGA
- the bcsG gene encoding cellulose biosynthesis protein BcsG — protein sequence MKASQSSAPRLRVWQSWRGLGAWNYYFLLKFVLLWQGYLNFDALSNLIFAAALLFPLPSLRMHRWRQWLALPVGLALLYHDTWLPGWRSIVSQGADVTGFSLGYLLELADRFINWQWIGVGFALLVGYLFVSQWIRLTTFTVAALLWVNLSFLITPFFASTPVTAAVQPTVTAQPVAPSGTANTVNGPPTDANLSAYLEQFYQNESRRTVRFPDALPADAQPFDLLVINICSLAWADLDAVNLSSSPLWSRFDYVFSNFNSATAYSGPASIRLLRASCGQSSHHNLYQAAGQQCYLFDDLARLGFTSQLAMDHTGEFGNYIGNLRDDADMKSPLMSQAGLGHELTSFDGSPIFNDGQLFTRWLENQEKAGTARTATFFNLIPLHDGNRYVGSNKSADYRSRATTLLNNLNAFMDQLEKSGRKVMLVVVPEHGAALVGDKMQISGLRDIPSPGITHIPVGVKFFGMQAPHAASPMKIDAPSSYLAIAEMVSRAADGKVFISPSMDWKTFSANLPQTPRVSENENAVVMEYQGKIYIRLNGGGWVPYPS from the coding sequence ATGAAAGCATCGCAATCTTCTGCACCGCGTTTGCGGGTCTGGCAATCCTGGCGCGGCCTCGGCGCCTGGAACTACTATTTTTTGCTCAAATTTGTACTGCTTTGGCAGGGTTATCTGAATTTTGATGCGCTGAGTAACCTGATTTTTGCTGCCGCATTGTTATTCCCATTACCTTCCTTACGTATGCACCGCTGGCGTCAGTGGCTCGCTCTGCCTGTCGGGCTGGCATTGTTGTATCACGATACCTGGCTGCCGGGCTGGCGTTCAATCGTCAGTCAGGGCGCGGACGTTACCGGTTTCAGTCTGGGCTATTTGCTGGAGCTGGCTGACCGCTTCATCAACTGGCAGTGGATCGGCGTCGGTTTTGCCCTGCTGGTGGGTTATCTGTTCGTCTCACAGTGGATCCGCCTCACGACCTTCACCGTCGCCGCGCTGCTGTGGGTGAACCTGAGCTTCCTCATCACCCCGTTCTTCGCATCAACGCCGGTGACCGCAGCGGTGCAACCGACCGTGACCGCGCAGCCTGTTGCCCCGTCCGGCACGGCGAATACGGTTAACGGCCCGCCGACGGATGCTAATCTCAGCGCCTATCTTGAACAGTTCTACCAGAATGAAAGCCGACGGACGGTGCGTTTCCCTGATGCCCTGCCCGCTGACGCGCAGCCGTTTGATCTGCTGGTTATCAATATCTGTTCACTGGCCTGGGCGGATCTGGACGCGGTTAATCTTTCCAGTTCCCCGCTGTGGTCGCGTTTTGATTATGTGTTCAGCAATTTCAACTCAGCGACCGCCTACAGCGGCCCGGCGTCAATCCGCCTGCTGCGCGCCAGCTGTGGCCAGTCATCGCATCACAATTTGTATCAGGCCGCCGGGCAGCAGTGTTATCTGTTTGACGATCTGGCACGTCTGGGCTTCACCTCACAGCTGGCGATGGATCACACCGGCGAGTTCGGTAATTACATTGGCAACCTGCGTGATGACGCTGATATGAAATCACCGCTGATGTCGCAGGCGGGTCTCGGTCACGAGCTGACCTCTTTTGACGGTTCGCCTATCTTCAACGACGGGCAGTTATTCACCCGCTGGCTGGAGAATCAGGAAAAAGCCGGTACCGCACGTACTGCGACGTTCTTCAACCTGATCCCCTTGCACGACGGCAACCGTTACGTCGGCAGCAATAAAAGCGCCGACTACCGCAGCCGGGCCACAACCCTGCTCAATAATCTGAACGCCTTTATGGATCAGCTGGAAAAATCAGGCCGTAAAGTAATGCTGGTGGTGGTTCCGGAACACGGTGCCGCGCTGGTGGGTGATAAAATGCAGATTTCCGGCCTGCGCGATATCCCAAGCCCTGGCATCACACACATCCCGGTCGGAGTGAAGTTCTTCGGTATGCAGGCGCCGCACGCGGCCTCACCGATGAAGATCGACGCCCCAAGCAGCTATCTAGCCATCGCCGAAATGGTATCCCGCGCGGCAGACGGCAAAGTCTTCATCAGTCCGTCGATGGACTGGAAAACCTTCAGCGCCAACCTGCCGCAGACGCCGCGGGTTTCAGAAAATGAAAACGCCGTGGTGATGGAATATCAGGGGAAAATCTACATCCGGTTAAACGGCGGGGGGTGGGTACCGTACCCGAGTTGA
- the fetA gene encoding iron ABC transporter ATP-binding protein FetA, whose amino-acid sequence MSTPPDLLRLTDVSFTLNHIPLLEPVSLTLNPGEFTLLTGPSGSGKSTLLKIMASLQTPTGGTILFKGEDISRIKPETYRQRVSYCFQTPSLFGETVLDNLALPYQIRQKNVDEELLRAWLKRVHLSPEILSKNIQELSGGEKQRIALLRNLQFLPDVLLLDEITSALDEDNKANINEIIASLAEQKQLAVLWVSHDQTEIRHAKNVITLSHTSHENALHESA is encoded by the coding sequence ATGTCAACTCCTCCGGATTTACTCCGACTCACCGATGTATCATTCACTCTCAACCATATCCCGCTTCTTGAGCCCGTATCACTCACCCTCAATCCCGGTGAATTCACCCTGCTCACCGGCCCGTCGGGTAGCGGCAAAAGTACCCTGCTGAAAATCATGGCGTCGCTGCAAACCCCGACCGGCGGGACGATTCTGTTTAAAGGCGAAGATATCAGCCGTATTAAACCGGAGACTTATCGCCAGCGGGTATCCTACTGCTTCCAGACACCGTCACTGTTTGGTGAAACCGTGCTGGACAACCTGGCGCTGCCTTATCAAATCAGGCAAAAAAACGTCGATGAAGAACTTCTGCGTGCCTGGCTGAAACGGGTGCACCTCTCACCAGAGATCCTGAGCAAAAATATTCAGGAACTTTCCGGCGGTGAGAAACAACGCATCGCCCTGCTGCGCAATCTGCAATTCCTGCCCGACGTGTTGCTGCTTGACGAAATCACCAGCGCGCTCGATGAAGATAACAAAGCAAACATCAATGAAATCATCGCCAGTCTGGCAGAGCAAAAACAGCTCGCGGTGCTGTGGGTTAGTCACGATCAGACTGAAATCCGCCACGCCAAAAACGTCATCACGCTTTCCCATACTTCGCACGAGAACGCCCTTCATGAATCAGCATAA
- the fetB gene encoding iron export ABC transporter permease subunit FetB: MNQHNITNESLALALILVVVALLVSSKEKLGLEKDIIWSVARAIVQLVIVGYVLKYIFDLNNGWLTVLMVLFICVNAALNAKKRSRNIDNGFVISFVAITVGTTLTLTILILTGSIEFLPMQVIPISGMVAGNAMVAVGLCYSNLNQRFLDNQQKILEMLSLGAPTRIASGRIIRDSIRAAMIPTVDAAKTVGIVSLPGMMSGLIFAGIDPVKAIKYQIMVTFMLLGTASLSTIIAGYLAYQRFYNDRAQLRSLKSS; encoded by the coding sequence ATGAATCAGCATAATATTACTAACGAATCTTTGGCGCTGGCGCTGATATTGGTGGTCGTCGCCCTGCTGGTCAGCAGCAAAGAGAAACTGGGACTGGAAAAAGACATCATCTGGAGCGTGGCGCGGGCGATCGTGCAGCTGGTGATTGTCGGTTATGTACTGAAATACATATTCGATCTCAATAATGGCTGGCTGACCGTGCTGATGGTGCTGTTCATCTGCGTGAACGCCGCGCTGAATGCGAAGAAACGTAGCCGCAATATTGATAACGGATTTGTGATTTCGTTTGTCGCGATAACGGTGGGCACCACGCTGACGCTGACGATATTGATTCTGACCGGTTCGATTGAGTTTCTGCCGATGCAGGTCATCCCGATTTCAGGCATGGTGGCCGGGAATGCGATGGTGGCGGTGGGATTGTGTTACAGCAATCTGAACCAGCGTTTTCTGGATAACCAGCAAAAAATTCTTGAGATGCTTAGCCTCGGCGCGCCGACGAGAATCGCCTCAGGGCGCATTATCCGCGACAGCATTCGTGCGGCGATGATCCCGACCGTAGATGCGGCAAAAACCGTGGGGATTGTGAGCCTGCCGGGCATGATGTCCGGGCTGATTTTTGCCGGGATCGATCCGGTTAAAGCCATTAAATATCAGATTATGGTGACGTTTATGTTGCTGGGAACGGCAAGCTTATCGACCATTATCGCGGGTTATCTGGCCTATCAGCGTTTCTACAACGACCGCGCACAGCTGCGCAGCCTGAAATCCTCGTAA